One Triticum dicoccoides isolate Atlit2015 ecotype Zavitan chromosome 4B, WEW_v2.0, whole genome shotgun sequence genomic window carries:
- the LOC119292931 gene encoding agamous-like MADS-box protein AGL80, whose protein sequence is MALVMVTVKYIPDESTRCHRFKKRFKGLMKKVDELAILCDVKTCILVYDEGKAAPEVFLSRAEAVDILNQFKSMPELGQCKKVINQEGFTAKRINKLRDQVDKTRRECEDGEIRYLLHKTMHGDHSGLVGLNIKELTRVGYKVDMLLKSISQRMAKIHSQVPPPTPCVTTDIIDMGSPVLYPTPPQQQEGRPDMVSSAWDLDTLVYSGYAGANFSSSDMMQMLSFDMGFGSSHSPPM, encoded by the exons ATGGCATTGGTGATGGTCACAGTGAAG TACATCCCCGATGAATCGACCCGGTGCCATAGATTCAAGAAGCGCTTCAAAGGCCTAATGAAGAAGGTGGACGAACTAGCCATCCTGTGCGATGTCAAGACCTGCATACTGGTGTACGACGAGGGCAAGGCGGCGCCGGAGGTGTTCCTTTCCCGGGCCGAGGCGGTGGATATCCTGAATCAATTCAAAAGCATGCCAGAGTTGGGGCAGTGCAAGAAGGTGATTAACCAGGAGGGCTTCACCGCCAAGCGCATTAACAAGCTCCGGGACCAGGTCGACAAGACCCGCCGCGAGTGCGAGGACGGCGAGATCAGGTACCTCCTTCACAAAACCATGCATGGCGACCACTCAGGCCTCGTTGGCCTCAACATCAAGGAGCTCACCAGAGTTGGCTACAAGGTGGACATGCTTCTCAAGAGCATCAGTCAACGCATGGCAAAAATCCATTCCCAGGTGCCGCCGCCAACTCCATGTGTCACCACCGACATCATTGACATGGGGTCTCCAGTGTTGTATCCGACACCACCTCAGCAGCAGGAGGGCCGGCCTGACATGGTGAGCTCCGCATGGGACCTCGACACCCTGGTCTATAGTGGCTATGCCGGCGCCAACTTCTCTAGCAGTGATATGATGCAGATGTTGTCCTTTGATATGGGGTTCGGTTCTAGTCATTCCCCTCCCATGTAA